A window of the Planococcus citri chromosome 4, ihPlaCitr1.1, whole genome shotgun sequence genome harbors these coding sequences:
- the LOC135843717 gene encoding uncharacterized protein LOC135843717 isoform X1, protein MNFQLFWIIFVTVILTNERSSADARPDVDIQSFIREIVEVKKELATLTNDEIAALIINLKKSHQNETHVLEKQLQDETILRRQLQSLLDFGELIEGFVDRCYPKWASNRSPKSYTPIEVWQNLFLNVENPEVMFLKKELRKAGISKASFVEIINQFLKGRNEKAHYMMSPKERQDAYPELLKILDDPERLVMNVILKSTLTFKNNYGISENKWDPYSTASPTTSTPDPDAKLIKEILEETKGDRESIKLLELCASKIEYHEDDVEAALTKFIQQLNDKPGSTKIEPRAFFAHKYQAYVLFDSFDSAHLTWTNIKSSPKKVTGLVPQYLENMALKTVDTIPLLNENAAELKICEIKNPSDPSVESWDANKVIGEFQDGKIIRKNRIKELRKMADNKAVMVRFDTLESILIAYQKIKYSLKTMAAEVSITPQNKSYPGKYTVIPWNVPEQPSNDSIGEKTDTQQIKPDKKKVTRKTPLSTRGIYF, encoded by the exons TTATTCTTACCAACGAGAGGTCGTCCGCAGACGCAAGACCAGAT gttGATATTCAATCGTTTATTAGAGAGATTGTCGAAGTGAAAAAGGAGCTGGCAACGTTGACGAATGATGAAATAGCAGCTTTAATTatcaatctaaaaaaaagtcat caaaatgaaACTCATGTATTGGAGAAACAACTGCAGGATGAGACCATTTTACGAAGACAACTGCAATCGTTACTCGATTTCGGAGAGCTAATCGAAGGTTTTGTGGATCGGTGCTACCCTAAGTGGGCTAGTAATCGAAGTCCTAAGTCCTATACACCGATAGAAGTTTggcaaaatctttttttaaacgtaGAAAATCCGGAGGTTATGTTTCTCAAAAAGGAATTACGAAAGGCCGGTATTTCGAAAGCATCATTCGTCGAAATTataaatcagtttttaaaagGTAGAAACGAAAAGGCACACTATATGATGTCACCTAAAGAACGACAAGACGCGTATCCTGAATTACTCAAAATACTAGATGACCCCGAACGATTAGTAATGAATGTTATTCTCAAGTCTACCCTgacgtttaaaaataattatggaaTATCGGAAAACAAATGGGATCCTTATTCAACAGCTTCGCCAACTACATCCACTCCTGATCCTGACGCTAAATTAATCAAGGAAATTTTAGAAGAAACAAAAG gagATCGGGAATCAATTAAATTACTGGAATTGTGTGCGTCTAAAATTGAATACCACGAAGACGATGTGGAAGCA GCATTGACGAAATTCATCCAGCAGTTGAATGATAAACCGGGTTCAACAAAAATAGAACCTCGTGCTTTTTTTGCGCACAAATACCAAGCTTATGTTTTGTTTGATAGTTTTGATAGCGCCCATTTAACGTGGACGAACATA AAATCTTCTCCGAAGAAAGTTACTGGTCTTGTTCCTCAATATCTTGAAAACATGGCTCTTAAAACTGTGGATACAATACCTTTGTTAAACGAAAATGCGgccgagttgaaaatttgcgaaattaaAAACCCATCCGACCCAAGTGTTGAGAGCTGGGACGCTAATAAGGTCATAGGCGAG TTCCAGGACGGTAAAATCATCAGAAAGAATAGGATCAAAGAATTAAGGAAGATGGCGGATAACAAAGCAGTGATGGTTAGATTCGATACCTTGGAAAGTATCCTGATCGcctatcaaaaaatt AAATATTCGCTGAAAACGATGGCGGCCGAAGTGAGCATTACCCCGCAAAATAAGTCATACCCTGGAAAGTATACAGTTATTCCGTGGAATGTACCCGAACAGCCATCAAATGACTCCATTGGGGAAAAAACTGACACTCAGCAGATAAAGCCGGACAAAAAAAAGGTTACACGTAAAACGCCGCTATCAACACGCGGAATATACTTTTAA
- the LOC135843717 gene encoding uncharacterized protein LOC135843717 isoform X2, with amino-acid sequence MNFQLFWIIFVTVILTNERSSADARPDQNETHVLEKQLQDETILRRQLQSLLDFGELIEGFVDRCYPKWASNRSPKSYTPIEVWQNLFLNVENPEVMFLKKELRKAGISKASFVEIINQFLKGRNEKAHYMMSPKERQDAYPELLKILDDPERLVMNVILKSTLTFKNNYGISENKWDPYSTASPTTSTPDPDAKLIKEILEETKGDRESIKLLELCASKIEYHEDDVEAALTKFIQQLNDKPGSTKIEPRAFFAHKYQAYVLFDSFDSAHLTWTNIKSSPKKVTGLVPQYLENMALKTVDTIPLLNENAAELKICEIKNPSDPSVESWDANKVIGEFQDGKIIRKNRIKELRKMADNKAVMVRFDTLESILIAYQKIKYSLKTMAAEVSITPQNKSYPGKYTVIPWNVPEQPSNDSIGEKTDTQQIKPDKKKVTRKTPLSTRGIYF; translated from the exons TTATTCTTACCAACGAGAGGTCGTCCGCAGACGCAAGACCAGAT caaaatgaaACTCATGTATTGGAGAAACAACTGCAGGATGAGACCATTTTACGAAGACAACTGCAATCGTTACTCGATTTCGGAGAGCTAATCGAAGGTTTTGTGGATCGGTGCTACCCTAAGTGGGCTAGTAATCGAAGTCCTAAGTCCTATACACCGATAGAAGTTTggcaaaatctttttttaaacgtaGAAAATCCGGAGGTTATGTTTCTCAAAAAGGAATTACGAAAGGCCGGTATTTCGAAAGCATCATTCGTCGAAATTataaatcagtttttaaaagGTAGAAACGAAAAGGCACACTATATGATGTCACCTAAAGAACGACAAGACGCGTATCCTGAATTACTCAAAATACTAGATGACCCCGAACGATTAGTAATGAATGTTATTCTCAAGTCTACCCTgacgtttaaaaataattatggaaTATCGGAAAACAAATGGGATCCTTATTCAACAGCTTCGCCAACTACATCCACTCCTGATCCTGACGCTAAATTAATCAAGGAAATTTTAGAAGAAACAAAAG gagATCGGGAATCAATTAAATTACTGGAATTGTGTGCGTCTAAAATTGAATACCACGAAGACGATGTGGAAGCA GCATTGACGAAATTCATCCAGCAGTTGAATGATAAACCGGGTTCAACAAAAATAGAACCTCGTGCTTTTTTTGCGCACAAATACCAAGCTTATGTTTTGTTTGATAGTTTTGATAGCGCCCATTTAACGTGGACGAACATA AAATCTTCTCCGAAGAAAGTTACTGGTCTTGTTCCTCAATATCTTGAAAACATGGCTCTTAAAACTGTGGATACAATACCTTTGTTAAACGAAAATGCGgccgagttgaaaatttgcgaaattaaAAACCCATCCGACCCAAGTGTTGAGAGCTGGGACGCTAATAAGGTCATAGGCGAG TTCCAGGACGGTAAAATCATCAGAAAGAATAGGATCAAAGAATTAAGGAAGATGGCGGATAACAAAGCAGTGATGGTTAGATTCGATACCTTGGAAAGTATCCTGATCGcctatcaaaaaatt AAATATTCGCTGAAAACGATGGCGGCCGAAGTGAGCATTACCCCGCAAAATAAGTCATACCCTGGAAAGTATACAGTTATTCCGTGGAATGTACCCGAACAGCCATCAAATGACTCCATTGGGGAAAAAACTGACACTCAGCAGATAAAGCCGGACAAAAAAAAGGTTACACGTAAAACGCCGCTATCAACACGCGGAATATACTTTTAA
- the LOC135843878 gene encoding uncharacterized protein LOC135843878 isoform X1: MRLLSFGILFLTVNLINARPCADEHLDGFKLVSDALEKRKNQFKGMSDNEKTDFLYKALDKLDNLLVEFAYYQYAQEEEKRLRTELQSLLDFGELIEGFVAEAYPKWAGPRSPKSYTEQVWENVLLNIENPRVLFVKKELEKAGLLETDFIKIMNDFLQGRNYNARYMMTPKERETAYPALLGISNDPQRLVIRLILDFAYNFKKDNKIELKPISDKGNVPPPATPDPDADLIAEIVSKTQVKRSALKLLQLQSPKTYYYNEHEVEEVKFELRT; encoded by the exons ATGCGTCTCCTGAGTTTTGGCATCTTATTCTTAACTG TTAATCTTATCAATGCGAGGCCGTGTGCAGATGAACATCTA gATGGTTTTAAATTGGTTTCTGATGCGCTCGAGAAAAGAAAGAACCAATTTAAAGGAATGTCGGataatgaaaaaactgattttctgTACAAAGCATTAGACAAACTTGACAACTTATTAGTTGAATTT GCTTACTATCAATATGCTCAGGAGGAGGAAAAACGTTTACGAACAGAACTGCAGTCACTACTCGACTTCGGAGAACTCATCGAAGGGTTTGTGGCTGAAGCTTACCCCAAGTGGGCTGGTCCCAGGAGTCCAAAATCCTACACGGAACAAGTCTGGGAGAATGTACTACTAAATATAGAAAATCCCCGGGTgttgtttgtaaaaaaagaaTTAGAAAAGGCTGGTTTATTGGAAAcggatttcatcaaaataatgaaCGACTTTTTACAAGGCAGAAACTATAACGCTCGTTATATGATGACGCCAAAAGAACGGGAAACCGCATATCCAGCacttcttggaatttcaaatGATCCCCAACGATTAGTTATACGCTTGATATTGGACTTCGCCTATAACTTtaaaaaagacaataaaatCGAGCTTAAGCCGATTTCAGACAAGGGCAACGTGCCTCCACCTGCTACACCTGACCCTGACGCTGATTTAATCGCGGAAATTGTCTCAAAAACCCAAG TAAAGCGCTCAGCATTAAAATTATTGCAATTACAATCGCCCAAAACGTATTATTACAATGAACATGAAGTGGAGGAGGTAAAATTCGAATTACGAACCTAG
- the LOC135843878 gene encoding uncharacterized protein LOC135843878 isoform X2, which yields MRLLSFGILFLTVNLINARPCADEHLDGFKLVSDALEKRKNQFKGMSDNEKTDFLYKALDKLDNLLVEFEEEKRLRTELQSLLDFGELIEGFVAEAYPKWAGPRSPKSYTEQVWENVLLNIENPRVLFVKKELEKAGLLETDFIKIMNDFLQGRNYNARYMMTPKERETAYPALLGISNDPQRLVIRLILDFAYNFKKDNKIELKPISDKGNVPPPATPDPDADLIAEIVSKTQVKRSALKLLQLQSPKTYYYNEHEVEEVKFELRT from the exons ATGCGTCTCCTGAGTTTTGGCATCTTATTCTTAACTG TTAATCTTATCAATGCGAGGCCGTGTGCAGATGAACATCTA gATGGTTTTAAATTGGTTTCTGATGCGCTCGAGAAAAGAAAGAACCAATTTAAAGGAATGTCGGataatgaaaaaactgattttctgTACAAAGCATTAGACAAACTTGACAACTTATTAGTTGAATTT GAGGAGGAAAAACGTTTACGAACAGAACTGCAGTCACTACTCGACTTCGGAGAACTCATCGAAGGGTTTGTGGCTGAAGCTTACCCCAAGTGGGCTGGTCCCAGGAGTCCAAAATCCTACACGGAACAAGTCTGGGAGAATGTACTACTAAATATAGAAAATCCCCGGGTgttgtttgtaaaaaaagaaTTAGAAAAGGCTGGTTTATTGGAAAcggatttcatcaaaataatgaaCGACTTTTTACAAGGCAGAAACTATAACGCTCGTTATATGATGACGCCAAAAGAACGGGAAACCGCATATCCAGCacttcttggaatttcaaatGATCCCCAACGATTAGTTATACGCTTGATATTGGACTTCGCCTATAACTTtaaaaaagacaataaaatCGAGCTTAAGCCGATTTCAGACAAGGGCAACGTGCCTCCACCTGCTACACCTGACCCTGACGCTGATTTAATCGCGGAAATTGTCTCAAAAACCCAAG TAAAGCGCTCAGCATTAAAATTATTGCAATTACAATCGCCCAAAACGTATTATTACAATGAACATGAAGTGGAGGAGGTAAAATTCGAATTACGAACCTAG